A region of Pyxidicoccus trucidator DNA encodes the following proteins:
- a CDS encoding GspE/PulE family protein: protein MNRLARVLWALAALALVVGLGSWLYRNASLGAGPAVTLGRLYLQSALTPLLVGSAALALVFGLASGAVAALPRRRARSALKLPALPPLAAETPELAIAVRELLLVLGRQLRGMSVRAEPDIIAIMDLLMDGAIRVGASDVHIHPLEAGTRVAFRVHGVLEQVFIFPREHHSRLINRVKVLSRLPLYQLEKPQDGHFPLATQEGPADIRVSLLPTNHGEALALRIARTGVRLPQLTTLGFPEGLRERYQQLLGLPQGLILVAGATGSGKTTSLYASLGHIQQSRGELTRIATIEDPIEFDVPLFAQTQVNAEQGLTFAHGLRAVLRQDPNVIMVGEIRDSETARTAIQAGLSGHLLLSTIHANSASGVFNRLIEMGVEPFLLASATAATLSQRLARGLCPHCRTEMPLTPEEAVRLDSAGIARGTFYGPVGCERCEGSGYLGRVAFYEMLVVTPAIRDAVNAKVPSARIQEIAASEGMVPLLAAGVERARAGATTLREVFRVVGG from the coding sequence ATGAACAGACTTGCCCGAGTGCTGTGGGCTCTCGCGGCGCTGGCCCTCGTGGTCGGCCTCGGCTCGTGGCTCTACCGGAATGCGTCCCTGGGCGCGGGGCCCGCCGTGACGCTGGGCAGGCTCTACCTCCAGAGCGCGCTGACGCCGCTGCTCGTGGGGAGCGCCGCGCTCGCGCTCGTCTTCGGGCTCGCGTCCGGGGCGGTGGCCGCGCTACCCCGGCGCAGGGCACGGTCCGCGCTGAAGCTTCCCGCGCTGCCTCCGCTGGCGGCGGAGACTCCGGAGCTGGCCATCGCCGTGCGCGAGCTGCTCCTGGTGCTGGGGCGGCAGCTGCGCGGCATGTCCGTGCGGGCCGAGCCGGACATCATCGCCATCATGGACCTGCTGATGGACGGAGCCATCCGCGTGGGCGCCAGCGACGTGCACATCCACCCGCTGGAGGCGGGCACCCGCGTCGCGTTCCGCGTGCATGGCGTGCTGGAGCAGGTGTTCATCTTCCCGCGCGAGCACCACTCCCGGCTCATCAACCGGGTGAAGGTCCTCTCGCGGCTGCCCCTGTACCAGCTCGAGAAGCCCCAGGACGGGCACTTCCCGCTCGCCACGCAGGAGGGGCCGGCGGACATCCGCGTCTCCCTCCTCCCCACCAACCACGGTGAGGCGCTGGCGCTGCGCATCGCCCGCACCGGCGTGCGGCTGCCGCAGCTCACGACGCTCGGGTTCCCCGAGGGCCTGCGGGAGCGGTACCAGCAGCTGCTCGGTCTGCCCCAGGGGCTCATCCTCGTGGCGGGCGCCACCGGCAGCGGCAAGACGACGTCGCTGTATGCCTCGCTGGGCCACATCCAGCAGTCGCGCGGAGAGCTCACCCGCATCGCCACCATCGAGGACCCCATCGAGTTCGACGTGCCCCTCTTCGCGCAGACGCAGGTCAACGCGGAGCAGGGCCTCACGTTCGCCCACGGCCTGCGCGCGGTGCTGCGCCAGGACCCCAACGTCATCATGGTGGGCGAGATTCGCGACTCCGAGACGGCGCGCACCGCCATCCAGGCGGGCCTGAGCGGCCACCTGCTGCTCAGCACCATCCACGCCAACTCGGCGTCGGGCGTGTTCAACCGCCTCATCGAGATGGGCGTGGAGCCCTTCCTCCTCGCCTCCGCGACGGCCGCCACGCTGTCCCAGCGCCTGGCGCGCGGGCTGTGCCCGCACTGCCGCACGGAGATGCCGCTGACGCCCGAGGAGGCCGTCCGGCTGGACTCGGCGGGCATCGCTCGTGGCACCTTCTACGGGCCGGTGGGCTGCGAGCGCTGCGAGGGCAGCGGCTACCTGGGCCGCGTCGCCTTCTACGAGATGCTCGTCGTCACCCCCGCCATCCGCGACGCCGTCAACGCGAAGGTGCCCAGCGCCCGCATCCAGGAGATTGCCGCCAGCGAGGGCATGGTGCCGCTGCTGGCGGCGGGCGTGGAGCGCGCGCGCGCCGGGGCGACGACGCTGCGGGAAGTGTTCCGGGTCGTCGGTGGCTGA
- a CDS encoding PEGA domain-containing protein yields MSNTQDPGSGKPSEEESEADVWKASLLRRTDELGHVQAQTAPVADRRNDPPSPSEFAAPGGIHAPPMRGVDVPGAVKAPPGATPASPRKAVPEPPPPPPARPLAAVLALGSGACALLAAVLLVLPEFRHLGTSSDEVLAAQGAETTLAPRFDSSAPVAEGQVREQHDTLRGISVLMIESEPPGATVTVDGVKQGSTPLSLTPICNPGNPLRVKLVRKGFDSLEHVTVCREDTMTKLTARLRKARGSR; encoded by the coding sequence ATGAGCAACACGCAAGACCCCGGCAGCGGCAAGCCCTCCGAGGAGGAGTCCGAGGCGGACGTGTGGAAGGCGTCCCTGCTGCGCCGCACCGACGAGCTCGGCCACGTCCAGGCGCAGACCGCCCCGGTGGCCGACCGGCGGAACGACCCACCTTCGCCTTCGGAGTTCGCCGCGCCGGGCGGGATACACGCCCCACCCATGCGAGGGGTCGACGTTCCGGGTGCCGTGAAGGCGCCCCCGGGCGCGACGCCCGCCTCGCCGCGCAAGGCGGTTCCGGAGCCGCCTCCGCCGCCGCCCGCCCGTCCACTGGCGGCGGTGCTGGCGCTCGGCTCCGGGGCCTGTGCGCTGCTGGCGGCCGTGCTCCTGGTGCTGCCCGAGTTCCGGCACCTGGGGACGTCGTCGGATGAGGTACTGGCCGCGCAGGGGGCGGAGACGACGCTCGCGCCGCGCTTCGACAGCTCCGCGCCCGTGGCCGAGGGCCAGGTGCGTGAGCAGCACGACACCCTCCGGGGCATCAGCGTGCTGATGATTGAGTCCGAGCCTCCGGGCGCCACGGTGACGGTGGACGGCGTGAAGCAGGGCTCCACGCCCCTGTCGCTGACGCCCATCTGCAACCCGGGCAACCCCCTGCGCGTGAAGCTCGTCCGCAAGGGCTTCGATTCACTCGAGCACGTCACGGTGTGCCGGGAGGACACGATGACCAAGCTCACCGCGCGCCTGCGCAAGGCCCGGGGCAGTCGCTAG